In Perca fluviatilis chromosome 14, GENO_Pfluv_1.0, whole genome shotgun sequence, a genomic segment contains:
- the LOC120572504 gene encoding signaling mucin HKR1-like — protein sequence SNHSCPSSNHSCPSSDDSCPSSNNSSPSSYNSCPSRNDGCPSSDDSGPSSDDSCPSSNNSCPSSNDSCPSNNNSCPSSNNSCPSINHSYPSSDNNCTSSNNSGTSSNNSSPSRYNSCPSSNDSCPSSNNSCPSNNNSCPSSDDSCPSMTTAAPVCPSSNDSCPSSNHSCPSSDDSCPSSNDSSPSSYNSCPSSNHSCPSSNHSCPSSYNSCPSSHDSGPSSNNSCPSINHSCPSSNDSGPSSYNSCPSSYTAAPDASNHSCPSSNNSCPSINHSSPSSDDGCPSSNDSGPSRDDSCPSSNDSWPSINHSCPSSDDSCPSSNHSCPSSDDSCPSSNDSSPSSYNSCPSSHDSGPSSNNSCPSINHSCPSSNDSGPSSDDSCPSSYNSCPSRNDSWPSINHSCPSSNDGCPSSNDSGPSSYNSCPSSNDSSPSSDNSWPSINHSCPSSDNSCPSSNDSSPSSDDSCPSSYNSCPSSNDSGPSINHSCPSSNHSGPSINHSCPSSNHSCPSSDDSSPSSYNSCPSSNDSGPSSYNSCPSINHSSPSSDDGCPSSNDSGPSSDDSCPSSNHSCPSSDDSCPSSNDSSPS from the exons agtaaccacagctgccccagcagtaaccacagctgccccagcagtgacgacagctgccccagcagtaacaacagcagccccagcagttacaacagctgccccagtagaAACGacggctgccccagcagtgacgacagcggccccagcagtgacgacagctgccccagcagtaacaacagctgccccagtagtaacgacagctgccccagtaataacaacagctgccccagcagtaacaacagctgccccagcatcaaccacagctacCCCAGTAGTGACAACAACTGcaccagcagcaacaacagcggcaccagcagcaacaacagcagccccagcagatacaacagctgccccagtagtaacgacagctgccccagtagtaacaacagctgccccagtaataacaacagctgccccagcagtgacgacagctgccccagta tgacgacagctgccccagta tgccccagtagtaacgacagctgccccagcagtaaccacagctgccccagcagtgacgacagctgccccagcagtaacgacagcagccccagcagttacaacagctgccccagtagtaaccacagctgccccagcagtaaccacagctgccccagcagttacaacagctgccccagtagtcacgacagcggccccagcagtaacaacagctgccccagtatcaaccacagctgccccagcagtaacgacagcggccccagcagttacaacagctgccccagcagttac acagctgccccagacGC cagtaaccacagctgccccagcagtaacaacagctgccccagtatcaaccacagcagccccagcagtgacgacggctgccccagcagtaacgacagcggccccagcagagacgacagctgccccagtagtAACGACAGCTggcccagcatcaaccacagctgccccagcagtgacgacagctgccccagcagtaaccacagctgccccagcagtgacgacagctgccccagcagtaacgacagcagccccagcagttacaacagctgccccagtagtcacgacagcggccccagcagtaacaacagctgccccagtatcaACCACAgttgccccagcagtaacgacagcggccccagcagtgacgacagctgccccagcagttacaacagctgccccagtcgTAACGACAGCTggcccagcatcaaccacagctgccccagtagtaacgacggctgccccagcagtaacgacagcggccccagcagttacaacagctgccccagtagtaacgacagcagccccagcagtgacaacagctggcccagcatcaaccacagctgccccagcagtgacaacagctgccccagcagtaacgacagcagccccagcagtgacgacagctgccccagcagttacaacagctgccccagtagtaacgacagcggccccagcatcaaccacagctgccccagcagtaaccacagcggccccagcatcaaccacagctgccccagcagtaaccacagctgccccagcagtgacgacagcagccccagcagttacaacagctgccccagtagtaacgacagcggccccagcagttACAACAGCTGCCCTAGTATCAACCACAgcagccccagcagtgacgacggctgccccagcagtaacgacagcggccccagcagtgacgacagctgccccagcagtaaccacagctgccccagcagtgacgacagctgccccagcagtaacgacagcagccccagc
- the LOC120572505 gene encoding SUMO-interacting motif-containing protein 1-like — protein SSDDSCPSSYNSCPSSNDSGPSINHSCPSSDDSCPSSDDSCPSSDHSCPSSDDSCPSSNDSSPSSDDSCPSSNHSCPSSDDSCPSSNDSSPSSYNSCPSSDDSSLEPVFQRTFSSSFSSLTVVSFSSGSVINTMDLSFLSTFAPNNTQITSTLINAASSVSGFDIEGSSINLRVE, from the exons agcagtgacgacagctgccccagcagttacaacagctgccccagtagtaacgacagcggccccagcatcaaccacagctgccccagcagtgacgacagctgccccagcagtgacgacagctgccccagcagtgaccacagctgccccagcagtgacgacagctgccccagcagtaacgacagcagccccagcagtgacgacagctgccccagcagtaaccacagctgccccagcagtgacgacagctgccccagcagtaacgacagcAGCCCCAGCAGTTACA acagctgccccagcagtgacgacagcagc CTTGAACCTGTCTTCCAAAGGACATTCTCTTCATCCTTCAGCTCCTTGACAGTGGTGTCATTCAG cAGTGGATCAGTCATCAACACCATGGACCTTAGCTTTTTAAGCACGTTTGCCCCTAATAACACTCAGATTACAAGCACGTTGATCAACGCAGCTTCAAGCGTCAGTGGCTTCGACATTGAAGGCAGCTCTATCAAC CTTCGGGTGGAGTAA
- the LOC120573429 gene encoding claudin domain-containing protein 1-like, with translation MVDNRYATALVIACVLSILATVYLSVAIGTQHWYQYSSPTVRGEANVSELRSLYEEFMDGEFDEKTYSDTLFRLNGTVGLWWRCVLVPANAHWYKEPDVKIMLECRSFTLHQQFTPKYKEPGNHNSGEDMLRTYLWRCQFLLPLASLGLVVLAALTGFCACLCRSLTPTLGIGVLHLLAGLCTLATVCCYLAGMDLLHRVSMLPDKVDGSLGWSLYLALISSPLHMMAAALLVWAARSHSQNYYRMTAYRVA, from the exons ATGGTTGACAACCGCTACGCTACAGCTCTGGTCATCGCTTGTGTGCTGAGCATACTGGCCACCGTGTATCTTTCGGTGGCCATCGGGACGCAGCACTGGTACCAGTACAGCAGCCCCACCGTGCGCGGAGAGGCCAACGTGTCCGAGCTGCGCTCCCTGTATGAGGAGTTCATGGACGGGGAGTTTGATGAGAAAACCTACAGCGACACCCTGTTCCGCCTCAACGGGACTGTGGGCCTCTGGTGGCGGTGTGTGCTCGTTCCCGCCAACGCACACTGGTACAAAGAGCCAG ATGTCAAGATTATGCTAGAGTGTCGAAGTTTCACTCTACATCAGCAGTTCACTCCAAAGTATAAAGAACCAGGCAACCACAACAGTGGAGAAGACATGCTGCGCACAT aCTTGTGGAGGTGCCAGTTTCTGCTGCCACTGGCGTCTTTGGGCCTGGTGGTGTTGGCAGCCCTGACTGGGTTTTGTGCCTGCCTCTGCCGAAGCCTCACCCCCACCCTCGGCATAGGAGTACTTCACCTGCTGGCTG GCCTCTGCACCTTAGCCACAGTGTGCTGCTACCTGGCGGGAATGGACCTGCTCCACAGGGTGTCGATGCTGCCTGATAAGGTGGATGGCTCTCTGGGCTGGTCCCTCTACTTGGCTCTCATTTCCTCCCCGCTCCACATGATGGCCGCCGCGCTGCTGGTGTGGGCAGCACGCAGCCACAGTCAGAACTACTACCGTATGACCGCCTACCGGGTGGCATAG